One Mustela nigripes isolate SB6536 chromosome 5, MUSNIG.SB6536, whole genome shotgun sequence DNA segment encodes these proteins:
- the CDKN1A gene encoding cyclin-dependent kinase inhibitor 1, producing MEEPSREYRQIPRGSKACRRLFGPVDSEQLRRDCDALMAGCVQEAQERWNFDFITETPLEGDFAWERVWGLGLPKLYLPTGSRGGRDDLGGGKWPSPSSGLLQGTAQEDHLDLSLSCTLMPHSPERPEGSPGAPSTSQGRKRRQTSMTDFYHSKRRRIFSKRKP from the exons ATGGAGGAGCCATCCAGGGAATACCGGCAGATCCCTCGGGGCAGCAAAGCTTGCCGCCGGCTCTTCGGCCCCGTGGACAGTGAGCAGCTGCGGCGAGACTGTGACGCGCTGATGGCCGGCTGCGTGCAGGAGGCCCAGGAGCGATGGAACTTCGACTTCATCACTGAGACGCCGCTGGAGGGCGACTTTGCCTGGGAGCGTGTGTGGGGCCTGGGCCTGCCCAAGCTCTACCTGCCTACGGGGTCCCGGGGGGGCCGGGATGACCTGGGAGGGGGCAAGTGGCCCAGCCCTTCGTCTGGCCTGCTTCAGGGGACCGCTCAGGAGGACCATCTGGACCTGTCGCTCTCCTGCACCCTCATGCCTCACTCCCCTGAGCGGCCAGAGGGATCCCCAGGGGCGCCTAGCACCTCTCAGGGCCGGAAACGGCGGCAGACCAGCATGACAG atttctATCACTCCAAACGCCGGCGGATCTTCTCCAAGAGGAAGCCCTAA